A single Pseudomonas brassicacearum DNA region contains:
- the recR gene encoding recombination mediator RecR, whose translation MSFSPLIRQLIDALRTLPGVGQKTAQRMALQLLERDRSGGSRLAQALSQAMEGVGHCRLCRTLTEDDLCPQCADPRRDDSLLCVVEGPMDVYAVEQTGFRGRYFVLKGHLSPLDGLGPEAIGIPQLIARIEEAGTFTEVILATNPTVEGEATAHYIAQLLNNKGMVASRIAHGVPLGGELELVDGGTLAHSFAGRKPIAL comes from the coding sequence ATGAGCTTCAGCCCTTTGATTCGCCAACTGATCGATGCCCTGCGAACGTTGCCGGGTGTAGGTCAGAAAACTGCCCAGCGCATGGCGTTGCAATTGCTCGAGCGTGATCGCAGCGGCGGTTCGCGCCTGGCCCAGGCCCTGAGCCAGGCCATGGAAGGCGTAGGGCATTGCCGTTTATGCCGAACCCTCACCGAGGACGACCTCTGCCCACAATGTGCCGACCCGCGACGGGACGACAGCTTGCTCTGTGTGGTGGAGGGGCCGATGGATGTGTATGCGGTAGAGCAGACCGGTTTTCGTGGCCGTTATTTCGTGCTCAAGGGCCATCTGTCACCGCTCGACGGCTTGGGGCCTGAAGCCATCGGCATTCCGCAGTTGATCGCGCGGATCGAAGAAGCGGGTACGTTCACGGAAGTCATCCTTGCTACGAACCCGACGGTCGAAGGCGAAGCCACCGCCCATTACATCGCCCAACTGCTCAACAATAAAGGCATGGTCGCCTCGCGCATCGCCCACGGCGTGCCGCTGGGTGGGGAGCTTGAACTGGTGGATGGCGGGACGCTGGCGCATTCGTTTGCGGGGCGCAAGCCGATCGCGTTGTAA
- a CDS encoding adenine phosphoribosyltransferase, with protein MVFDSFDIKSLIRPVIDFPKPGVIFRDITPLFQSPTALRLVMDSFAHRYVEAEFTHIGAMDARGFLIGSILAYQLNKPLILFRKQGKLPADVLAEGYQTEYGEAFLEVHADSLCEGDSVVMFDDLIATGGTLIAAANLIRRMGAKVHEAAAIIDLPELLGTQRLEDMGIPTFCLTQFSLSEK; from the coding sequence ATGGTCTTTGACTCCTTCGACATCAAATCCCTGATCCGCCCTGTGATCGATTTCCCCAAGCCCGGCGTGATCTTTCGCGACATTACCCCCCTGTTCCAATCCCCGACTGCCCTGCGACTGGTCATGGACAGTTTCGCCCACCGGTATGTCGAGGCCGAGTTCACTCACATCGGCGCGATGGATGCGCGGGGTTTCCTGATTGGCTCGATCCTGGCCTATCAGTTGAACAAGCCGCTGATCTTGTTCCGCAAGCAAGGCAAGCTGCCGGCCGATGTGCTGGCCGAGGGTTACCAGACCGAATACGGCGAAGCCTTCCTTGAAGTGCACGCCGATAGCTTGTGCGAGGGTGATTCGGTGGTGATGTTCGATGACCTGATCGCCACCGGCGGCACGCTGATCGCCGCTGCCAACCTGATCCGCCGCATGGGCGCCAAGGTCCATGAGGCCGCGGCGATCATCGACCTGCCGGAGCTGCTCGGCACCCAGCGCCTGGAAGACATGGGGATTCCCACTTTCTGCCTGACGCAGTTCTCGCTCAGCGAAAAATAA